The Zobellia alginiliquefaciens genome contains a region encoding:
- a CDS encoding IlvD/Edd family dehydratase: MKDKKHLRSSEWFGGKDKMGFVHRSWLRNQGYPDDYFTGKPVIGICNTWSELTPCNGHLRDFAEVVKRGILEAGGFPMEFPVMSLGETIMRPTSMLFRNLASMDTEESIRANPLDGIVLLTGCDKTTPSTVMGACSVDLPTIVVPGGPMLSGRFRGEKMGSGSMNWLIKEKRNVDGFSDADFTEAEVCVARSIGHCNTMGTASTMATMVEALGLTLPGFSSIPAVDSRKKLFAQLSGRRIVEMVKEDLKLSKVLTRQAFENAIITNAAVGGSTNLIIHLTAIAGRIGVELNLEDFDTLGSKVPLLVNLKPSGKHLMEDFFYAGGLPVVMKELKPKLHGDALTVNGKFITENYSEAVCYDNDVIASIKQPVQQNAGIAVLKGNLCENGAVIKPSAASKKLMKHTGKAVVFESMEDYHTRIDAPDLDIDKNSVIVLKGVGPKGYPGMPEVGNVDLPKKLLLQGVTDMVRISDGRMSGTAAGTVILHVSPESTVGGTLALVQNNDLITLDVENRSLHLEVSEEELIRRKNAWIAPKPLADRGYVKMYIDHVEQAHKGADLDFLVGGSGSKVDRDLH, translated from the coding sequence ATGAAAGACAAGAAACACCTGCGCAGTAGTGAATGGTTTGGTGGCAAAGATAAAATGGGTTTTGTACACCGTTCATGGCTAAGAAACCAAGGATATCCGGATGATTACTTTACTGGTAAACCCGTTATTGGCATTTGTAACACATGGTCGGAATTAACGCCCTGTAATGGTCATTTACGTGATTTTGCCGAGGTGGTAAAACGGGGTATTTTGGAAGCTGGCGGTTTTCCCATGGAGTTTCCGGTGATGTCTTTGGGCGAAACTATTATGAGGCCCACATCCATGCTTTTTCGCAATTTGGCGAGTATGGATACGGAAGAGTCCATACGCGCCAATCCACTGGACGGCATTGTTCTATTGACAGGTTGTGATAAGACTACACCTAGTACGGTAATGGGGGCCTGTAGCGTAGATTTACCCACTATTGTTGTTCCCGGCGGTCCCATGTTGAGTGGGAGGTTTAGAGGAGAAAAAATGGGCTCCGGCTCTATGAACTGGTTGATTAAGGAGAAACGAAACGTAGACGGTTTTAGTGATGCCGATTTTACCGAAGCGGAAGTCTGTGTTGCCAGAAGCATCGGGCATTGCAACACCATGGGTACGGCTTCAACAATGGCCACCATGGTGGAAGCTTTAGGTCTTACTTTACCGGGGTTTTCATCTATTCCCGCAGTAGATTCGCGTAAGAAATTGTTCGCACAACTTTCGGGAAGACGTATTGTGGAAATGGTAAAAGAAGATTTAAAACTATCAAAAGTATTAACGCGTCAAGCCTTTGAGAATGCCATTATTACTAATGCGGCTGTTGGAGGTTCAACCAATCTCATTATTCATTTGACTGCCATTGCAGGTAGAATAGGAGTAGAATTGAACTTAGAAGATTTTGATACTTTAGGAAGCAAAGTGCCGCTATTGGTAAACCTAAAACCTTCCGGAAAACATCTAATGGAAGATTTTTTCTATGCGGGTGGACTTCCTGTTGTTATGAAAGAATTAAAACCCAAACTTCATGGCGATGCCCTTACGGTAAACGGAAAATTTATCACAGAAAATTATTCTGAAGCGGTCTGTTATGATAACGATGTCATAGCTTCCATAAAACAACCTGTTCAGCAGAATGCCGGTATTGCCGTACTTAAGGGGAATCTTTGTGAAAACGGAGCGGTAATAAAACCTTCGGCGGCGTCAAAAAAGCTAATGAAGCATACGGGTAAAGCTGTTGTTTTTGAAAGTATGGAAGATTATCATACCCGAATTGACGCTCCGGATTTAGATATAGACAAGAATAGCGTTATTGTTTTAAAAGGTGTGGGGCCAAAAGGGTATCCGGGTATGCCAGAAGTGGGCAACGTAGACCTTCCGAAGAAATTATTATTGCAAGGGGTTACGGATATGGTTCGGATTTCTGATGGTCGTATGAGCGGTACGGCTGCAGGCACCGTAATTTTACATGTTTCCCCGGAATCAACCGTAGGCGGTACTTTGGCTTTAGTTCAAAACAATGATCTAATTACCTTGGATGTTGAGAATAGAAGCCTTCATTTAGAGGTTTCGGAAGAGGAGCTTATAAGACGGAAAAATGCTTGGATTGCTCCCAAACCCTTGGCGGATAGAGGATATGTAAAAATGTACATAGATCATGTAGAGCAAGCGCATAAAGGAGCTGATTTGGATTTTTTGGTAGGTGGTTCAGGATCTAAGGTAGATAGAGATTTGCATTAG
- a CDS encoding beta-ketoacyl-ACP synthase III: MSKTTAAITAVGGYVPEFVLTNNMLEDMVETNDEWIVSRTGIKERRVLKPEEGEGTSYLAIKAAQDLIQKKNIDPKEIDLIMIATATPDSMVASTAAFVASEIGAVNAFAYDLLAACSSFLFGMSTAASYIESGRYKKVLLIGADKMSSIIDYTDRTTCIIFGDGAGAALFEPNEEGLGLQDEYLRADGAGRQFLGMDAGGSLMPATEETVKNRKHFIYQDGRTVFKFAVSNMADVAEKIMQRNDLKDTDVSWLVPHQANKRIIDATANRMGLDSSKVLMNIERYGNTTSATLPLLLADFEGQLKKGDNLVFAAFGGGFTWGSIYLKWAY; encoded by the coding sequence ATGAGTAAAACAACAGCAGCAATTACAGCTGTAGGAGGCTATGTTCCAGAATTTGTTCTAACCAACAACATGCTGGAGGATATGGTAGAGACAAATGATGAATGGATCGTCTCTAGAACAGGAATTAAAGAAAGACGGGTGTTGAAACCTGAAGAAGGAGAAGGTACTTCGTACTTGGCTATAAAGGCGGCACAAGACCTTATCCAAAAGAAAAATATAGACCCAAAAGAAATAGATCTTATAATGATCGCTACGGCTACACCAGATAGCATGGTGGCCTCAACAGCGGCTTTTGTAGCGTCTGAAATAGGAGCGGTAAATGCATTTGCCTATGATCTTTTGGCGGCATGTTCTAGTTTTTTGTTCGGAATGTCTACCGCGGCCAGTTATATAGAATCTGGCAGGTATAAAAAAGTACTATTGATCGGGGCGGATAAAATGTCTTCAATAATAGATTATACAGATCGTACTACTTGCATTATTTTTGGTGATGGTGCAGGTGCGGCATTGTTCGAGCCTAATGAAGAAGGTTTGGGCCTACAAGATGAATACCTACGGGCAGATGGGGCTGGAAGACAGTTTTTAGGCATGGATGCAGGTGGCTCTTTAATGCCCGCAACCGAAGAAACGGTTAAAAACAGGAAACACTTTATTTACCAAGATGGTAGAACAGTGTTTAAATTTGCTGTGTCTAACATGGCAGACGTGGCTGAAAAAATTATGCAACGTAACGACCTTAAAGACACTGATGTTTCATGGTTGGTGCCACACCAAGCCAATAAAAGAATCATAGATGCTACGGCCAATAGAATGGGTCTGGACAGCTCTAAGGTTTTAATGAACATAGAAAGATACGGTAACACCACATCGGCAACATTACCGTTGTTATTGGCCGATTTTGAGGGCCAATTGAAAAAGGGTGATAACCTAGTTTTTGCCGCTTTTGGCGGAGGTTTTACCTGGGGTTCCATTTACCTAAAATGGGCGTACTAA
- a CDS encoding PAS domain-containing protein, translating to MKAYDEAAGEFLGKLDIVPVPLVSWDIYSLNFQELCMNSKDVISIQNIAQRNRWVYDKLDSLSAQDTGVVVITDIKLTIVHATSNIVSMTGYKSEEVIGKSPKIFQGKKTSQETLVKIRTAIERKIPFEAVLINYKKDGSTYNCQIKAEPIFNNRGQLVNFIAFEKEVA from the coding sequence ATGAAGGCGTACGATGAGGCAGCAGGTGAGTTTTTAGGTAAATTGGATATAGTTCCGGTTCCGTTGGTTTCCTGGGATATTTATAGTCTTAATTTTCAGGAACTCTGTATGAATAGCAAAGATGTAATTTCTATTCAGAATATAGCCCAGCGTAATAGATGGGTTTATGACAAACTGGATAGTTTATCCGCACAAGATACCGGCGTTGTTGTTATTACCGATATAAAATTGACTATTGTTCACGCTACAAGCAATATTGTTTCCATGACAGGATATAAATCCGAAGAAGTGATAGGGAAATCTCCTAAAATATTTCAAGGAAAGAAAACCAGCCAAGAAACACTGGTAAAAATAAGAACGGCCATCGAAAGAAAAATTCCTTTTGAGGCCGTTCTTATTAATTATAAAAAGGACGGGAGTACCTATAATTGTCAAATAAAGGCAGAGCCCATATTTAATAATCGAGGACAACTCGTCAACTTTATTGCCTTTGAAAAAGAAGTGGCCTAA
- the accB gene encoding acetyl-CoA carboxylase biotin carboxyl carrier protein, with protein sequence MDIKEIQTLIKFVAKSGASEVKLEMEDLKITIKTGTSDSGNETTYVQQIPMPQAQMMPSQAPPQTVETAAGDAAKAEKKEDDSKYITIKSPIIGTFYRKPSPDKSAFVEVGTSIGKGDVLCVIEAMKLFNDIESEVSGKIVKILVEDSSPVEFDQPLFLVDPS encoded by the coding sequence ATGGATATTAAAGAAATTCAAACCCTGATTAAGTTTGTAGCAAAATCAGGTGCCAGTGAAGTAAAGTTGGAAATGGAGGATTTAAAAATCACCATTAAAACAGGTACCTCAGACTCTGGAAACGAAACGACCTACGTGCAGCAGATCCCAATGCCGCAAGCTCAGATGATGCCTTCTCAGGCACCACCGCAGACTGTTGAAACGGCCGCAGGTGATGCCGCAAAAGCAGAAAAGAAAGAAGATGACTCTAAATATATTACCATTAAGTCACCTATTATTGGTACTTTCTATAGAAAACCCTCTCCAGATAAGAGTGCGTTCGTAGAAGTTGGTACCTCTATCGGAAAAGGAGATGTGCTTTGTGTTATTGAAGCCATGAAACTTTTTAATGATATTGAGTCTGAGGTTTCTGGTAAAATCGTTAAGATTTTAGTTGAGGATTCTTCTCCTGTAGAGTTTGATCAGCCTTTATTTTTGGTAGATCCATCATAA
- a CDS encoding helix-turn-helix domain-containing protein produces the protein MKFEFNDAKLGSHLGFTNDIKTYKNQFSVSSGNICMLWNRNTDPLELYIDGMSVTLLPDQLVTTTYLQNVSYEKTILPLTAFHFNREFYCIKDHDHEVSCNGILFFGTQDLPIISIPPEQKRKFETLYEVFQDEFSTPDGIQGDMLQMLLKRLIIICTRLAKEQLIVKKLDNEQVEIIRKFNVLVDTHYKTKRKVSDYAELLFKSPKTLSNLFSIYNQKSPQQIILDRLALEAKRLINFTDKQNQEIAYELGFNDPAHFSRFFKKMTGTSPSQYREIAPISS, from the coding sequence ATGAAATTTGAGTTCAATGATGCAAAACTAGGCTCTCATTTAGGGTTTACAAATGATATTAAAACGTATAAGAATCAATTTTCAGTAAGTTCGGGAAATATTTGCATGCTCTGGAACCGAAATACGGATCCCCTTGAATTATATATTGATGGTATGTCCGTAACGCTGTTACCGGATCAATTGGTCACAACTACCTACCTCCAAAACGTTTCATACGAAAAGACCATTTTGCCATTAACAGCATTTCACTTTAATAGAGAATTTTACTGTATAAAAGATCATGATCACGAAGTATCCTGTAACGGCATCTTATTTTTTGGCACTCAAGACTTGCCCATCATATCCATTCCGCCAGAGCAAAAACGTAAGTTTGAAACACTTTACGAGGTCTTCCAAGATGAATTCTCCACGCCTGACGGTATACAAGGAGATATGCTCCAAATGTTATTAAAACGACTGATAATCATCTGCACTCGTCTGGCCAAGGAGCAGCTTATCGTCAAAAAGCTAGATAATGAACAAGTTGAAATTATAAGAAAGTTCAATGTTCTTGTAGATACGCACTACAAAACAAAAAGGAAGGTAAGCGACTATGCAGAGCTCTTATTTAAGAGTCCAAAAACACTCTCCAATCTTTTTTCCATATACAACCAAAAATCTCCACAGCAGATTATTTTAGATCGCTTGGCTCTTGAAGCAAAGCGATTGATAAATTTCACGGACAAACAAAACCAAGAAATTGCATACGAGCTAGGTTTTAACGACCCCGCACATTTTAGTCGGTTTTTCAAAAAAATGACGGGTACTTCTCCCTCACAATACCGCGAAATAGCCCCAATTTCTTCGTAA
- the accC gene encoding acetyl-CoA carboxylase biotin carboxylase subunit, with product MFKKILIANRGEIALRVIRTCKEMGIKTVAVYSKADEESLHVRFADEAVCIGPAPSSESYLKIPNIIAAAEITNADAIHPGYGFLSENSKFSKICAEHDIKFIGASGEHIDRMGDKASAKKTMKEAGVPTVPGSDGLLKDVADAIKTAKKMGYPVMIKATAGGGGKGMRAVWKEEEMEDLFESAVQEATAAFGNGGMYMEKLIEEPRHIEIQVVGDQYGKACHLSERDCSVQRRHQKLTEETPSPFMTDKLREEMGAAAVKAAEYIKYEGAGTIEFLVDKHRNFYFMEMNTRIQVEHPITEQVIDYDLIREQILVAGGVPISGKNYLPKLHSIECRINAEDPYNNFRPSPGRITTLHTPGGHGVRMDTHVYSGYSIPPNYDSMIAKLITTAQTREEAINKMKRALDEFVIEGIKTTIPFHRQLMDHPDYLAGNYTTKFMEDFKMDPPPAE from the coding sequence ATGTTCAAGAAAATATTAATTGCAAATAGAGGAGAGATTGCGCTTCGTGTTATACGCACCTGTAAAGAAATGGGTATAAAAACCGTAGCCGTCTATTCTAAGGCAGATGAAGAGAGTTTGCATGTTCGTTTTGCCGATGAAGCTGTCTGTATTGGTCCGGCACCCAGTAGCGAGTCGTACCTAAAAATACCCAATATTATTGCTGCTGCAGAGATTACAAATGCAGATGCTATTCACCCAGGTTATGGATTTCTTTCAGAGAATTCTAAATTCTCTAAAATCTGTGCAGAGCACGACATTAAATTTATAGGTGCATCTGGCGAGCATATAGACCGTATGGGAGATAAAGCTTCCGCTAAGAAAACAATGAAAGAGGCCGGTGTTCCTACCGTTCCTGGCTCAGATGGTTTGTTGAAAGATGTGGCCGATGCTATCAAGACAGCGAAGAAAATGGGCTACCCCGTTATGATAAAAGCAACTGCCGGTGGTGGTGGTAAAGGTATGCGCGCTGTTTGGAAAGAAGAGGAAATGGAAGACCTTTTCGAAAGTGCCGTACAAGAAGCTACTGCAGCCTTTGGCAACGGTGGTATGTATATGGAAAAGTTAATCGAGGAGCCAAGACATATTGAAATCCAAGTTGTTGGTGACCAATATGGTAAGGCATGTCACCTTTCAGAAAGAGATTGTTCCGTTCAACGTAGACATCAAAAACTTACGGAAGAAACACCATCTCCGTTCATGACAGATAAGCTTCGTGAGGAAATGGGTGCGGCCGCGGTAAAAGCTGCTGAGTACATAAAATATGAAGGAGCCGGTACTATAGAGTTTTTGGTAGATAAACACCGAAATTTCTACTTTATGGAAATGAATACCCGTATTCAGGTAGAGCACCCAATTACAGAACAGGTAATTGATTATGATTTAATACGTGAGCAAATATTGGTAGCAGGTGGTGTTCCCATTTCAGGAAAGAACTATTTGCCAAAACTACACTCTATTGAATGTAGAATAAACGCCGAAGACCCTTACAATAACTTTAGACCTTCACCGGGTAGAATTACTACTTTGCATACACCAGGTGGTCACGGAGTTCGTATGGACACTCACGTATATAGTGGATACAGTATTCCACCTAATTACGACTCTATGATTGCCAAGTTGATTACAACTGCGCAAACACGAGAAGAGGCTATTAATAAGATGAAAAGAGCGCTAGATGAATTCGTAATCGAAGGTATTAAAACTACGATTCCGTTTCACAGGCAGTTAATGGATCATCCAGATTATTTGGCAGGTAATTATACTACCAAGTTTATGGAAGACTTTAAAATGGATCCTCCGCCAGCGGAATAA
- a CDS encoding cupredoxin domain-containing protein has protein sequence MKNILAAVVLIFTVAFSANAQDKMVKKEVRTIALVQTPGEFTQKSLTVSPGTYVFDIENKGVGHDVGFVLVKKGEDISKPENHIQTAYVTEVVATGKTQSSKPTVLEAGEYVYFCPMNPTATDNTILVQ, from the coding sequence ATGAAAAATATATTAGCAGCAGTAGTATTGATTTTTACAGTAGCATTTTCAGCAAATGCCCAAGACAAGATGGTAAAAAAAGAAGTAAGAACAATTGCATTAGTTCAAACACCCGGTGAGTTTACTCAAAAATCATTGACAGTTTCTCCCGGTACTTACGTTTTTGATATTGAGAATAAAGGAGTGGGCCATGATGTTGGTTTTGTTCTTGTAAAAAAGGGTGAAGACATTAGCAAACCTGAAAACCACATCCAGACTGCCTATGTGACAGAAGTAGTTGCCACTGGTAAAACACAATCATCCAAACCAACCGTATTGGAGGCTGGGGAGTATGTATATTTTTGCCCTATGAACCCTACAGCTACTGATAATACTATACTAGTGCAGTAG
- a CDS encoding COG2426 family protein, translating to MIIDFIIAILWSLSPFGEAKVGIPYGLLNGLNIYLVFVLCFAANVLVFPLMIFFLEKVNRYFLKWGFYKKSAIFVARRAKTGSGDKIKRYGFWGLIFFVMLPVPGTGVYAGSIASYLFKIEKTKAFWANTIGIFLSSLIVWSATLASMKGIG from the coding sequence GTGATTATAGATTTTATTATTGCCATTTTATGGAGCCTTTCTCCCTTTGGAGAAGCTAAGGTGGGTATTCCCTATGGGTTGCTAAATGGTCTTAATATATATTTGGTGTTTGTTCTATGTTTTGCGGCAAACGTGTTGGTATTCCCTTTGATGATTTTCTTTTTGGAAAAAGTTAATCGGTATTTCCTGAAGTGGGGCTTCTACAAGAAATCTGCCATATTTGTTGCCCGCAGGGCCAAAACGGGCTCCGGAGATAAAATAAAACGCTATGGCTTTTGGGGACTCATATTTTTTGTAATGTTACCTGTACCGGGCACGGGTGTTTATGCCGGTAGTATTGCGTCTTATCTCTTTAAAATTGAAAAGACAAAAGCCTTTTGGGCCAATACCATTGGTATTTTTCTTTCATCTTTAATCGTTTGGTCGGCAACCTTGGCTTCAATGAAAGGAATTGGATAG
- a CDS encoding YceD family protein: MMKQKEFNIPFSGLGQGKHEFEYTINNPFFESFGYDEFNAADVKLHVVLNKMSTMLELEMKAQGTVNVNCDLTSEPFDLPIEAELELVVKFGEEFNDEDDEILIIPHGEHQVNIAQYVYEMLVLAVPQKRIHPGVLDGTLQSEALKKLEELQPKKEKKESDPRWDELKKLLTDK; encoded by the coding sequence GATGAAGCAAAAGGAGTTTAACATTCCTTTCTCTGGATTAGGACAAGGAAAACACGAATTTGAGTATACGATTAATAACCCGTTCTTTGAATCTTTTGGGTATGACGAGTTCAATGCTGCAGACGTTAAGTTGCATGTAGTTTTGAATAAAATGAGCACAATGCTCGAGTTAGAGATGAAAGCCCAGGGCACGGTTAACGTAAATTGCGACCTGACCAGCGAACCTTTTGATTTGCCTATTGAGGCAGAATTGGAGTTAGTGGTCAAGTTTGGGGAAGAGTTTAATGATGAAGATGATGAGATTCTGATAATTCCCCACGGAGAACATCAGGTCAATATTGCACAATACGTATACGAAATGTTGGTGTTGGCCGTACCGCAAAAAAGGATTCACCCAGGGGTTTTAGACGGTACGTTGCAATCTGAGGCATTAAAAAAGCTTGAAGAATTGCAGCCCAAAAAAGAGAAAAAAGAAAGTGATCCCAGATGGGACGAATTAAAGAAACTGTTAACGGATAAATAA
- a CDS encoding carboxymuconolactone decarboxylase family protein, which translates to MSKFNVPKREEVSTSNQAIFDNLEKAVGFVPNLYATYAYSENALANYLALSSANTSLTAKQKEVVNLAVSQVNECTYCLSAHTAIGKMNGFNDSEILELRAGKASFDPKLDALAALAKNITENRGATDEAVIERFFNAGWTKENLIDTIVLVGDKTISNYIHKTTDVPVDFPVAAPLQSVEA; encoded by the coding sequence ATGAGCAAATTTAATGTACCCAAAAGAGAAGAAGTAAGCACAAGCAATCAAGCAATTTTTGACAACTTGGAAAAAGCAGTAGGTTTTGTACCTAACCTTTATGCAACATATGCCTATTCTGAAAACGCCTTAGCGAACTATTTAGCTTTGAGCAGTGCAAATACATCTTTGACCGCCAAACAAAAAGAAGTAGTGAACCTAGCAGTTAGTCAGGTAAACGAATGTACTTACTGTCTTTCCGCCCATACAGCTATTGGTAAAATGAACGGTTTTAACGACTCAGAAATTCTAGAGCTTAGAGCCGGCAAAGCCTCATTTGACCCAAAATTAGATGCACTTGCCGCTCTTGCAAAAAACATTACAGAAAATCGTGGTGCAACAGATGAAGCAGTAATTGAAAGATTTTTTAACGCAGGATGGACCAAGGAAAACCTAATTGATACCATTGTGCTAGTGGGAGACAAAACAATCTCTAACTACATTCACAAAACCACCGATGTTCCCGTAGATTTTCCTGTTGCAGCACCATTACAAAGCGTAGAGGCATAG
- a CDS encoding NAD(P)/FAD-dependent oxidoreductase has translation MNLSYWEYKTWLSNIDFTIVGSGIVGLNCALRLHECFPKARILILEKGFLPQGASTKNAGFACFGSISEVLADLERHTEQEVLDLVAQRWQGIKLLRQKVGDANFDFQENGGHELFLGSAQKLYEKCLDQLSEVNKLLQSVYSGDAFSMSPNTFGFDGVKENYITNVFEGQLDTGKMMNSLLKLVQDAGITILNSITVENFTEIGTQVEVKTNRFEFKTKKLLIATNGFATDLINEKVKPARAQVLITEPIENLSIKGTFHFDEGYYYFRNINNRILFGGGRNLDFKGEETSEFGCSHHIQKHLEKLLKEVILPRTPHKIEHKWSGIMGTGEHKKPIIRQTSNHVYCGVRLGGMGIAIGSIVGHNLADLT, from the coding sequence ATGAACTTAAGTTATTGGGAATATAAAACTTGGTTGTCAAACATCGATTTTACTATTGTTGGCAGTGGCATCGTAGGACTTAACTGTGCCTTGCGGTTACATGAGTGCTTTCCAAAAGCTAGAATCCTTATTCTAGAAAAAGGATTTTTACCTCAAGGAGCTAGTACCAAAAATGCCGGTTTTGCGTGTTTTGGAAGCATTTCAGAGGTTTTGGCAGATTTAGAGCGCCACACTGAGCAGGAGGTGTTGGATTTGGTAGCTCAGCGTTGGCAGGGAATAAAATTGCTCCGGCAGAAAGTTGGTGATGCAAACTTCGATTTTCAAGAAAATGGCGGACACGAATTGTTTCTAGGTTCCGCCCAAAAACTATATGAGAAATGTTTAGATCAGCTATCTGAAGTTAACAAGCTATTGCAATCTGTTTATAGTGGGGATGCATTTAGCATGAGCCCTAATACTTTTGGTTTTGATGGAGTGAAGGAAAATTACATTACCAATGTTTTTGAAGGACAATTGGATACCGGTAAAATGATGAATTCGCTATTGAAATTAGTTCAGGATGCAGGTATCACCATCCTGAACTCCATAACAGTTGAAAACTTTACTGAAATTGGGACACAGGTAGAAGTAAAAACAAATCGATTTGAATTTAAAACTAAAAAATTACTGATTGCTACCAACGGTTTTGCCACAGATTTAATTAATGAAAAGGTTAAACCGGCCAGAGCGCAAGTTCTGATTACCGAACCAATTGAAAATTTATCCATAAAAGGAACTTTCCATTTTGATGAAGGCTATTACTATTTTAGAAATATAAATAACCGCATATTGTTCGGAGGAGGTAGAAATCTTGATTTTAAAGGTGAAGAAACTAGCGAATTTGGGTGTTCTCATCACATTCAAAAACATTTGGAGAAATTACTAAAAGAGGTAATCTTACCTAGAACGCCTCATAAAATTGAACATAAATGGAGTGGCATAATGGGAACTGGCGAGCATAAGAAACCCATTATCAGGCAAACCTCCAATCATGTCTATTGTGGTGTGCGCTTAGGAGGTATGGGAATTGCAATAGGAAGCATTGTGGGCCATAATCTCGCAGACCTAACATAG
- the rpmF gene encoding 50S ribosomal protein L32, whose translation MAHPKRKISKTRRDKRRTHYKAVAPTLATDPTTGEMHLFHRAHWHEGKLYYKGQILIDKTEEAEA comes from the coding sequence ATGGCACATCCTAAGAGAAAAATATCGAAAACCAGAAGGGATAAAAGAAGAACACATTACAAAGCGGTAGCACCAACTTTGGCTACTGACCCAACTACTGGTGAAATGCACTTGTTCCACAGAGCACATTGGCATGAAGGTAAACTTTACTATAAAGGTCAGATTTTGATCGACAAGACTGAAGAAGCCGAAGCATAA
- a CDS encoding 3-oxoacyl-ACP synthase, with protein MIEKEELHQFCLTFVTERISRIHKNIEDVQTSLSSETKSSAGDKHETGRAMLQLEREKLGQQLAEAEKMKQVLSKVPKEASNKVIGLGSWVITSKAEYFLAISAGEFKEMDRSVYCISAATPIAKLLFAKKVGDTVSFNNQEIKIIEIK; from the coding sequence ATGATAGAAAAAGAAGAGTTGCATCAGTTTTGTTTGACATTCGTTACGGAACGGATTTCAAGAATTCATAAGAATATTGAAGATGTTCAAACCTCATTATCCTCAGAAACAAAAAGTAGTGCAGGTGATAAGCACGAAACAGGTAGGGCTATGTTACAGCTTGAGCGGGAGAAATTAGGACAACAGTTGGCCGAGGCCGAAAAGATGAAGCAAGTACTGTCTAAAGTGCCTAAGGAGGCATCTAATAAGGTGATTGGTCTTGGTAGTTGGGTCATTACTTCAAAAGCCGAATATTTTCTGGCTATTTCCGCAGGTGAATTCAAAGAGATGGATAGAAGTGTTTATTGCATATCTGCAGCAACACCCATAGCCAAATTATTATTTGCCAAAAAGGTAGGGGATACGGTTAGTTTTAATAACCAAGAAATAAAAATTATTGAAATAAAATAG